ACCATGTTCCTGTTCATGTGGACGGGCGtctcgctgctgctggtcctcGCCGTGCCTGCGGGCAGCACTACCTGGATCGTGGCCTTCGCCATGCTGGGTCGCTTCGGTATCAGTGCCACCTACTCCGTGGTCACGCTCTATACCGCGGAACTGTATCCCACCCAGATCCGTAACTCTGCCCTGGGCACCTGCTCGACGTTTGCCCATGTGGGATCCATTTCCGCACCCTATGTGGTCGATGTGCTGGGAGCCCTCGGCTGGTACATTCCAACGACTATCTGCGGCTGCTGCGTTCTAGTAGCTGGCCTGCTGACCCTCACTCTGCCCGAAACGGGCACGGGCAAGCTCTCGGACAAGATCGATAGTGTTGCTGCCGCCGATGCTCAAGCTCCTGTGGCACAGCCGGAGAAGCCAGAGAAGCAGTGAGCGAGGCCGATCGGTGCCTTTAGGTTAGTTAGTCCTACGTATCGTTTAGTGTATAGAAGTATCGTCAACTGCAGTACTCTAGCCTCTAAGTTCGCTGTTAATCTTTGCATTCTTTTAGTATATATTCGTAAATTGTTTTCTGTTTGATATCGTATAATAAACCACTTATATACAAGTCACATCCAGAGATCTACGACTGATGTAGCAGTAGCTGCACCCAGTCGTGGTAGGGTCGGGTCACCGTATAGATGCTGGGCATTCCCTTGATGCCGCAGGTGAGACCATGTGAAACGAGTCCGTAGATGTAGTCTCTGCCGCCGTATGGACAGATTAGAGGACCCCTAACATTCAAAACACGAATACGTTAACGAATGAAGGAAGGGCTTATGTTACTTACCCAGAGTCGCCCTGGCAAGAGTCCTGATGCCCAGTGCCCATTGCACACACAGTGTTTGCCCCATTTTGTGGAGCCCAGATGTGTCCTATGATATTGCGACATTCCTTATTTCCTATCACCCGAACCTCGGCTTCAGAAAGTTCCTTCTGACATGGGCCTGCATGCTGTGTGGCGCCATAACCAATAATTCGACATGATTCTAAAAGATACGATTACAATAACTAATCCAGAATCGGGATAAAATAGTTATATCCACCATTCCTATCTGGTTTCATTCCCTGAGGTGGAAGCTGGGCAAATTGCAGTTCCTTGCCTAAAGCACTTCTATAACGACGTCTCATATAGAGCAGAACAATATCATTCCTGAAGTTGGATCTAAACGGGACAGATTCTTTCAATTGATGGCGTGACATTGGGCTGGTATTTGCTTACCCTCTCTCTAAATAGAGAGGGTGTTAAACTTGACTCAACTATTTACTTACGGCTGAAAGTAGATATACTCGGCACTTTCCAGACCATATGGTTCCAGCAGATCAACATTTTCAATGTTCTCATTGCCGATAAACGCAAAAATGGTATTTATGTTCCTAAAACCGGAAAAAACTGAATTTAATAGCATAATAATAGATATTCCCTCACTTACTTTCTCCATACACAGTGTGCGGCCGACAGGATCCATTGGTCACTTATGAGGCTGCCACCACAAAAGTGTCGATAGGTAGTTCTCTCAGTTTCATTCCCCACTATCACATCTTGCAAGGAGACCATAAACGGATATTTGCTGGTGCTGCCTTTAAATGGAATTCGAGAGAGAATCAGTTAGTCTTCCAAGCACATTCAACTTCCAGGTACTGCCCACGGTTGACACAATCCGTCCGCCGACAATGGGCACAGCGTGGCATGACTTCAGTCCGAGCGAAAGCGCATTGATGACGGTACTAAAAAGCAGAAGGTACGTTCGGTGGTTCCCCGTGCAAGCAGCCTTCATGGTTGATCGTTGAAGAGATACTAATTTATGGCCGTCAGCATTTTTTAAAATAGAGGAACAGTTTTTCTTGATAAATAGAATTTACAAAGAAGCATTCACAGTCAAATGAAACAAACGATCAAGCTGTGCAAATATTTCCAGCGCGAATGCGTTGGTGAATTGTTTTGAAATCTCTACGCTTCGGCCTCAGCAATcagtatgtatatgtaagaAGAAGTATTTTCCAAAAAAACAgcttttcttttcgctttaaAAATTACTGAATAAAAAATGTTTTAAtgttttaatttaaattcagaatttaatttcattttttaaCACCCATTTAACGCCCATTGATCTTTTTATGACTGTATGGCAGCGCTATATCGATAACATAGCATATTTTaagtatttttatataatcGGGATATTTTCACACAGCagttaaaaaatatataaataatgaAATTTTATAAATAATACGTATATGGGCATATCCGCGCGTCGCGGATGTACGTTTGTACGCTTTTAATATACCAAAAGgataaaaaacaaacattttCCCCGTTTTTTTTGCGTTTCTGCGAATTTGAACGGAATATTCTAGCGACTAATTTTTTTAACAGAGAATTACATAATAAATTATGTCTATTGGGttttattgaaattgaaataaatACCGTTTGCGAACGTACGATGTTTCCATGTTTTTTTACCTTATCACCCCATTTTTCCATAAATCACTTCATGTTTCCTTAACAAATAACCGAATACTTTTTTTAAGAGAATTTAAGGAACAATTTTTGTCAAGAATAATTTTTATAGGAGAAAATAGTATGAAAATTAGCAATTAATCTTATTGCTTTTTTTAATACGTTTTCAGATCAACGTAAATGATATTGTATGCCAATTAGTTATA
This region of Drosophila miranda strain MSH22 chromosome 2, D.miranda_PacBio2.1, whole genome shotgun sequence genomic DNA includes:
- the LOC108157173 gene encoding chymotrypsin-like elastase family member 2A isoform X1 gives rise to the protein MKAACTGNHRTYLLLFSTVINALSLGLKSCHAVPIVGGRIVSTVGSTSKYPFMVSLQDVIVGNETERTTYRHFCGGSLISDQWILSAAHCVWRKNINTIFAFIGNENIENVDLLEPYGLESAEYIYFQPSNFRNDIVLLYMRRRYRSALGKELQFAQLPPQGMKPDRNESCRIIGYGATQHAGPCQKELSEAEVRVIGNKECRNIIGHIWAPQNGANTVCAMGTGHQDSCQGDSGGPLICPYGGRDYIYGLVSHGLTCGIKGMPSIYTVTRPYHDWVQLLLHQS
- the LOC108157173 gene encoding serine protease 44 isoform X2 yields the protein MPRCAHCRRTDCVNRSTSKYPFMVSLQDVIVGNETERTTYRHFCGGSLISDQWILSAAHCVWRKNINTIFAFIGNENIENVDLLEPYGLESAEYIYFQPSNFRNDIVLLYMRRRYRSALGKELQFAQLPPQGMKPDRNESCRIIGYGATQHAGPCQKELSEAEVRVIGNKECRNIIGHIWAPQNGANTVCAMGTGHQDSCQGDSGGPLICPYGGRDYIYGLVSHGLTCGIKGMPSIYTVTRPYHDWVQLLLHQS